From the Streptomyces syringium genome, one window contains:
- a CDS encoding transposase yields the protein MWDKSTQHKDTAMRELLAICESWPTLFRLSTYAPDLNPAESV from the coding sequence GTGTGGGACAAATCCACCCAGCACAAGGACACCGCGATGCGGGAACTGCTGGCCATCTGCGAGAGCTGGCCGACCCTCTTCCGCCTTTCCACCTATGCACCGGACCTCAACCCGGCCGAGAGCGTATGA
- a CDS encoding phosphotransferase family protein, translated as MRAIRASLAAATALPQPTLRLLHDRLNRLEADLAIIDFALPEGILQGDPQHRNALHNGTEAVLCDWDTVSIGQPEWDLVTIEIHCRRFRHGQAHYNDFAATYGFDVTQWPGFATLRDPRELRMITTNARKAHHTPGSLAEVQRRTDGLLHEDTALHWNIL; from the coding sequence GTGCGCGCTATCCGCGCCTCCCTCGCCGCTGCCACCGCACTCCCACAGCCGACGCTCCGCCTGCTCCACGACCGGCTCAACCGCCTGGAAGCCGACCTGGCCATCATCGACTTCGCCCTGCCCGAAGGGATCCTCCAGGGCGACCCCCAACACCGCAACGCCCTCCACAACGGCACCGAAGCCGTCCTGTGCGACTGGGACACCGTCTCCATCGGCCAGCCCGAATGGGACCTTGTCACCATCGAAATCCACTGCCGACGCTTCAGACACGGACAAGCCCACTACAACGACTTCGCCGCGACCTACGGCTTCGACGTGACCCAATGGCCCGGCTTCGCAACCCTCCGCGATCCGCGCGAACTACGCATGATCACCACCAACGCCCGCAAGGCCCACCACACCCCCGGCAGCCTCGCAGAAGTCCAACGCCGCACCGACGGCCTCCTCCACGAGGACACCGCACTGCACTGGAACATCCTGTGA
- the istA gene encoding IS21 family transposase: protein MISVEDWAEIRRLHRAEKMPVRAIARKLGISRNTVRRAVTSDAPPKYQRAAKGSIVDAVEPQIRELLEQWPDMPATVIAERIGWSRSLTVLKDRVRELRPAFQPVDPASRTVYEPGELAQCDLWFPPAEIPLGFGQTGSPPVLVMVCGYSRWISARMLPSRNAADLIAGHWRLLTGLGAVPKALVWDNEGAVGSWRSGGPQLTDDFAAFAGLLGIRIILCKPRDPEAKGLVERANGYLETSFLPGRVFTSPADFNVQLADWLTKANRRLHRTLQARPAERLDADKSRMLGIPPISPPGWWKSGLRLPRDHYVRLDTCDYSVHPLAIGRRVEVTADLDQVLVTCDGTEVARDTRCWAKHQTLTDPTHAAAAVAARTTINKPEPAEKLEVEMRSLDTYDRIFGVIDGGLGPGVA from the coding sequence GTGATCAGCGTGGAGGACTGGGCAGAGATCCGGCGGTTGCACCGGGCCGAGAAGATGCCGGTCAGGGCGATCGCGAGGAAGCTGGGGATCTCCAGGAACACCGTGCGGCGGGCGGTGACCAGCGACGCGCCGCCGAAGTACCAGCGGGCGGCGAAGGGCTCGATCGTGGACGCGGTCGAGCCGCAGATCCGCGAGCTGCTCGAGCAGTGGCCGGACATGCCGGCGACCGTGATCGCCGAGCGGATCGGCTGGAGCCGGAGCCTGACGGTACTCAAGGACCGCGTCCGCGAGCTGAGGCCGGCCTTCCAGCCGGTGGACCCGGCCTCGCGGACGGTCTATGAGCCGGGCGAACTCGCCCAGTGCGACCTGTGGTTCCCGCCCGCGGAGATCCCGCTCGGGTTCGGCCAGACCGGCTCCCCGCCTGTCCTGGTGATGGTCTGCGGCTACTCGCGCTGGATCAGCGCGCGGATGCTGCCGTCGCGCAACGCGGCCGATCTGATCGCCGGGCACTGGCGGCTGCTGACCGGCCTCGGAGCCGTGCCGAAGGCCCTGGTCTGGGACAACGAGGGCGCCGTCGGCTCCTGGCGGTCGGGCGGCCCGCAGCTGACGGACGACTTCGCCGCGTTCGCCGGCCTGCTCGGAATCAGGATTATTTTGTGCAAGCCCCGTGACCCCGAGGCCAAGGGACTGGTTGAAAGGGCGAACGGGTACCTGGAGACCTCGTTCCTGCCCGGCCGGGTCTTCACCTCGCCGGCGGACTTCAACGTCCAGCTCGCCGACTGGCTCACCAAGGCCAACCGGCGCCTCCACCGGACCTTGCAGGCCAGGCCCGCGGAACGGCTCGACGCCGACAAGTCCCGGATGCTCGGCATCCCGCCGATCTCCCCGCCAGGCTGGTGGAAATCCGGCCTGCGGCTGCCGCGCGACCACTACGTCCGCCTCGACACCTGCGACTACTCCGTCCACCCCCTGGCCATCGGCCGCCGGGTGGAAGTGACTGCCGACCTCGACCAGGTCCTGGTCACCTGCGACGGCACCGAAGTCGCCCGTGACACCCGCTGCTGGGCCAAGCACCAGACCCTCACCGATCCCACTCACGCGGCCGCAGCCGTCGCTGCCCGCACCACCATCAACAAGCCCGAGCCCGCCGAGAAGCTCGAGGTCGAGATGCGGTCCCTGGACACCTACGACCGGATCTTCGGCGTCATCGACGGCGGCCTCGGACCAGGAGTCGCATGA
- the istB gene encoding IS21-like element helper ATPase IstB, protein MTTASKKSAGTGRDVTSELTFLTRALKAPSLREAAGRLAERARAEEWSHEEYLAACLQREVAARDAHGAKGRIRAARFPSRKSLEHFDFDHQRSLKRETIAHLGTLDFVAGKENVIFLGPPGTGKTHLATGLAIRACQAGHRVAFATAAQWVAHLLYAHNAGKLSDELTRLGRYPVIVVDEVGYIPLEPEAANLFFQFISGRYERASVIVTSNKPFGRWGEVFGDDTVAAAMIDRLVHHAEVISLRGDSFRMRGRDLGRVPPAETSNND, encoded by the coding sequence ATGACCACAGCCAGCAAGAAGTCCGCCGGCACCGGCCGGGACGTCACCTCTGAGCTCACCTTCCTCACCCGGGCGCTGAAGGCCCCCTCCCTGCGGGAGGCGGCCGGCCGGCTCGCCGAGCGAGCCCGGGCCGAGGAGTGGAGCCACGAGGAATACCTCGCCGCCTGCCTCCAGCGCGAGGTCGCCGCCCGTGACGCCCACGGCGCCAAAGGCCGCATCCGCGCGGCCCGCTTCCCCTCCCGCAAGTCTTTGGAGCATTTCGACTTCGACCACCAGCGGTCCCTGAAGCGAGAAACGATTGCTCACCTGGGAACCCTCGACTTCGTCGCGGGCAAGGAGAACGTGATCTTCCTCGGGCCGCCCGGCACCGGCAAGACCCACCTCGCCACCGGCCTCGCGATCCGGGCCTGCCAGGCCGGCCACCGCGTCGCCTTCGCCACCGCGGCCCAGTGGGTCGCCCACCTCCTGTACGCCCACAACGCGGGCAAGCTCTCCGACGAGCTCACCCGCCTCGGGCGCTATCCGGTGATCGTGGTCGACGAAGTCGGATACATCCCCTTGGAACCGGAAGCGGCCAACCTCTTCTTCCAGTTCATCTCCGGACGCTACGAACGCGCGTCCGTGATCGTGACCAGCAACAAGCCCTTCGGACGCTGGGGCGAGGTCTTCGGCGACGACACCGTCGCCGCCGCCATGATCGACCGCCTGGTCCACCACGCGGAGGTCATCAGCCTCCGCGGCGACAGCTTCCGCATGCGCGGACGCGACCTCGGACGCGTCCCACCCGCCGAGACCAGCAACAACGACTAA
- a CDS encoding IS630 family transposase: MVAPAQLLPAAPARRSYRQDQAKVDAWLREEYPAIAARAKTENAVVAWADQCGLRSDTAPPGTSWAPKGQTPIVRVSGRRFRVNIMSAIASRGTLHFTVYTQKFTAKVFTAFLDRLARQAGRKVHVIADRHPVHRSNAVRTWLAANTERVELHLMPGYSPEPNPDELLNADLKHHVHAARARSVDDLAHQTRRFSGVRARYGTALNGPP; this comes from the coding sequence GTGGTTGCGCCGGCACAGCTTCTCCCCGCAGCGCCGGCCCGGCGTTCCTACCGTCAGGACCAGGCGAAGGTGGACGCCTGGCTGCGCGAGGAGTACCCGGCCATCGCCGCCCGGGCGAAGACCGAGAACGCGGTCGTGGCCTGGGCTGACCAGTGCGGTCTGCGCTCGGACACCGCCCCGCCCGGCACCTCCTGGGCCCCGAAGGGCCAGACCCCGATCGTGCGGGTGTCCGGGCGCCGGTTCAGGGTGAACATCATGTCCGCGATCGCCTCCCGCGGCACCCTGCACTTCACCGTGTACACCCAGAAGTTCACCGCGAAGGTGTTCACCGCGTTCCTGGACCGGCTCGCCCGCCAGGCCGGCCGCAAGGTCCACGTGATCGCCGACCGGCACCCCGTCCACCGTTCCAATGCCGTCCGCACCTGGCTCGCCGCCAACACCGAACGCGTCGAGCTGCACCTGATGCCCGGCTACAGCCCGGAGCCGAATCCCGACGAGCTGCTGAACGCGGACCTCAAGCATCACGTGCACGCCGCACGCGCCCGCTCCGTGGACGACCTCGCCCACCAGACCCGCCGCTTCTCCGGTGTGAGGGCCAGGTACGGGACAGCCCTGAACGGCCCGCCGTGA
- a CDS encoding class I SAM-dependent methyltransferase — protein MQSIGLKPGWRCIEAGAGPGHMTRWIARKAAPAEVTAVDLDTAALARLTEPNIRTVCADLTQSLTADVVAPASFDLAYSRFTLLHLRERDEVLARMYDWLTPGGWLVISDSTDFAANSGITDYGTAMTAMWETLEKTIGTSRQWARRFPEQLARLGLTDLNLHAYLPVARNRNATAEIIRRTMIELRQKMVATGRMPDEALARLLDHLSTPEFLAFGFPMITTWGRKPS, from the coding sequence TTGCAATCCATCGGCCTCAAGCCCGGATGGCGCTGCATCGAAGCAGGCGCCGGCCCCGGACACATGACCAGATGGATCGCTCGAAAGGCCGCCCCGGCAGAGGTGACCGCAGTCGATCTCGATACAGCCGCGCTGGCCCGGCTCACCGAGCCCAACATCCGCACGGTCTGCGCCGACCTCACCCAGTCCCTGACCGCAGACGTCGTGGCACCCGCCTCATTCGACCTTGCCTACTCACGGTTCACGCTCCTCCACCTGCGCGAACGAGACGAGGTACTGGCCCGGATGTACGACTGGCTCACACCAGGCGGATGGCTCGTCATCAGCGACTCAACGGACTTCGCAGCCAACTCCGGCATCACGGATTACGGAACAGCCATGACCGCAATGTGGGAGACCCTGGAGAAGACCATTGGCACCAGCAGACAATGGGCGCGCCGATTCCCGGAGCAGCTCGCCCGACTCGGGCTGACAGACCTCAACCTGCACGCCTATCTCCCCGTTGCCAGGAACAGAAATGCCACAGCCGAGATCATCAGACGGACCATGATAGAGCTGCGCCAGAAAATGGTCGCCACCGGACGCATGCCAGACGAAGCACTCGCCCGCCTCCTGGACCACTTGAGCACCCCAGAATTCCTCGCATTCGGATTCCCGATGATCACAACATGGGGTCGCAAGCCTTCATGA
- a CDS encoding protein-L-isoaspartate O-methyltransferase, with the protein MDRATAEGRWAQEVYGGPDDLTITQVTNGPATSSLSCEAVVADMLDCLMLEPGHRVLELGTGQGRNSALMAWRTGPGLITSVEKDAGLAAAAQRSLDAVHAGVAVRTGDGVTGWPHGTPYDRVISTYAVEDVPWSWIEKTRPGGRIVTPWGRLGHVALTVAEDGRTATGWMQGLAAFMPSRTATSRRGWAQVRGDQAPDEEQPFTSDLSPLREPDVLFAVRVALPDVAVITRPGESGIGVDTWLHDGRTSWASITAPGGGIPTAYRGGPRHLLDEVQSAIAYWRAQGKPSLWDFGMTVSAHRQYTWCKSPSNGAYGPPPVREPTWDTTGSVNPR; encoded by the coding sequence GTGGACCGTGCCACCGCAGAAGGGCGCTGGGCGCAGGAGGTGTACGGCGGACCGGACGACCTCACCATCACCCAGGTCACCAACGGGCCGGCCACATCCAGCCTGTCCTGCGAAGCCGTCGTGGCGGACATGCTGGACTGCCTGATGCTGGAGCCGGGGCACCGCGTCCTCGAACTGGGGACGGGTCAGGGCCGCAACAGCGCACTGATGGCCTGGCGCACCGGCCCGGGGCTCATCACCAGCGTGGAGAAGGACGCCGGCCTGGCCGCCGCCGCACAGCGGTCGCTGGACGCCGTGCACGCCGGAGTGGCAGTACGGACCGGCGACGGCGTCACCGGCTGGCCCCACGGCACGCCCTACGATCGGGTGATCTCTACCTACGCCGTCGAGGACGTGCCCTGGTCGTGGATCGAGAAGACACGCCCGGGCGGCCGCATCGTCACCCCCTGGGGACGCCTCGGGCACGTGGCGCTCACCGTTGCCGAGGACGGCCGGACGGCGACCGGCTGGATGCAAGGACTGGCAGCCTTCATGCCCAGCCGCACTGCCACATCCCGCCGCGGCTGGGCACAGGTACGCGGCGATCAGGCGCCTGATGAGGAGCAGCCCTTCACCAGCGACCTCTCCCCGCTGCGCGAGCCCGACGTCCTCTTCGCCGTGCGCGTCGCCCTGCCCGACGTCGCGGTCATCACCCGCCCGGGCGAGAGCGGCATCGGGGTCGACACCTGGCTCCACGACGGGCGGACCTCATGGGCCTCGATCACCGCCCCCGGAGGGGGAATCCCGACCGCGTACCGGGGCGGGCCGCGACATCTCCTGGACGAGGTCCAGTCAGCCATCGCGTACTGGCGTGCCCAGGGAAAACCTTCCTTGTGGGACTTCGGCATGACGGTCTCGGCTCACCGGCAGTACACCTGGTGCAAGTCCCCCAGTAACGGGGCCTACGGGCCGCCCCCGGTTCGCGAACCAACCTGGGACACCACTGGCTCGGTGAACCCGCGGTGA
- a CDS encoding IS110 family transposase codes for MIDVSDIGALLGLDVGKGEHHATAVTPAGKKAFDKRLPNSEPKLREVSGKLQAKHGAVLVVVDQPASIGALPLAVARDMGCPVAYLPGLTMRRIADLYPGEAKTDARDAFVIADAARVMPHTLRSVDLEDETVAELEMIVGFDDDLASEATRVSNRLRGLLTQIHPHLERILGPRIQHPAVLTLLERFGSPAQIRKAGRRRLVTLLRPKAPRMAQRLVEDIFTALDEQTVVVPGTDAAALIVPSLAGSLTAVPDQRKLLATRIEELLDAHPLSKVLTSMPGIGVRTGARILIDVGDGSSFPSAAHLAAYAGLAPATRSSGSSIRGEQPSRRGNKQLKRAFFLSAFAALADPASRAYYDKKISQGKHHTQALHCLARRRADVLCAMLRDGTFYALQPAPSA; via the coding sequence GTGATCGACGTCAGCGACATCGGCGCCTTGCTCGGCCTGGACGTCGGCAAGGGCGAACACCACGCCACCGCCGTCACCCCGGCCGGGAAGAAGGCCTTCGACAAGCGGCTGCCCAACAGCGAACCCAAGCTCCGGGAGGTGTCCGGCAAGCTGCAGGCCAAGCACGGGGCCGTGCTCGTGGTAGTCGACCAGCCGGCCTCGATCGGGGCCCTGCCGCTGGCGGTCGCCCGGGACATGGGCTGCCCGGTCGCCTATCTGCCGGGCCTGACGATGCGGCGGATCGCCGACCTCTATCCCGGCGAGGCCAAGACCGACGCGAGAGACGCGTTCGTCATCGCGGATGCAGCCCGCGTCATGCCGCACACGCTCCGCTCGGTCGACCTCGAAGACGAGACCGTCGCCGAGCTGGAGATGATCGTCGGCTTCGACGACGACCTGGCCAGCGAAGCCACCCGCGTCAGCAACCGGCTCCGCGGCCTGCTCACCCAGATCCACCCGCACCTGGAACGGATCCTCGGTCCGCGCATCCAGCACCCCGCCGTGCTCACGCTGCTGGAACGGTTCGGGTCCCCGGCCCAAATCCGCAAGGCCGGACGCCGAAGGCTCGTGACCCTGCTGCGGCCGAAGGCACCGCGGATGGCCCAACGACTGGTCGAGGACATCTTCACCGCCCTTGACGAACAGACCGTCGTCGTTCCCGGCACGGACGCGGCCGCACTGATCGTCCCCAGCCTGGCCGGGTCGCTGACCGCCGTCCCTGACCAGCGCAAACTACTTGCCACGAGGATCGAGGAACTGCTGGACGCCCACCCTCTTTCCAAGGTCCTGACCTCGATGCCGGGCATCGGCGTCAGGACCGGAGCCAGGATCCTCATCGACGTCGGCGACGGCAGCTCGTTCCCCTCCGCCGCCCACCTCGCCGCCTACGCCGGCCTCGCCCCGGCAACCCGCAGCTCGGGTTCGTCGATCCGCGGCGAACAACCGTCCCGGCGCGGAAACAAGCAGCTCAAACGGGCCTTCTTCCTCTCCGCGTTCGCGGCCCTGGCCGACCCCGCCTCCCGGGCCTACTACGACAAGAAAATCAGCCAGGGCAAGCACCACACCCAAGCACTCCACTGCCTCGCAAGACGACGAGCCGACGTGCTCTGCGCGATGCTCCGCGACGGCACCTTCTACGCACTCCAACCCGCCCCATCAGCTTGA
- a CDS encoding transposase family protein has translation MVIPLITPMPGASLVPCPAMLDVPHELIEHVAWLLHARRTEIDSPWCRLGCFKQALLALAHLWKNETFAQLGAGFGVSEATAWRYVDETLEVLAAWAPGLREAPVGLGEGDFVIVDGTLIPADRIKADQPYYSQKHKKHGMNVQVITRPDGTPLWFCRALPGRTHGLTAARAHGIVQACLTRQILILADRAYQGAGATVRTPYHHRIQPPHYQRFNRVHARLRTPGERAFARLKSCRVLRRTRCPTNRVGRIVTAVHTLLTCSYPE, from the coding sequence GTGGTGATTCCACTCATCACACCGATGCCGGGGGCTTCGTTGGTTCCGTGTCCTGCCATGCTCGATGTCCCGCACGAGCTCATCGAGCATGTCGCATGGCTGCTGCATGCCCGCAGAACCGAGATCGACTCTCCCTGGTGCAGGCTGGGTTGTTTCAAGCAAGCCCTCCTCGCGCTCGCTCATCTATGGAAGAACGAGACGTTCGCCCAGCTCGGGGCAGGTTTCGGTGTGTCCGAAGCCACCGCGTGGAGGTACGTCGACGAAACCCTCGAGGTCCTGGCCGCCTGGGCGCCCGGTCTCCGGGAGGCGCCCGTGGGCCTGGGTGAAGGCGACTTCGTCATCGTTGACGGCACTCTGATCCCCGCCGACCGCATCAAGGCGGATCAGCCCTACTACTCACAGAAGCACAAGAAGCACGGCATGAACGTGCAGGTCATCACCCGTCCTGACGGGACGCCGCTGTGGTTCTGCCGCGCGCTGCCCGGCCGGACCCATGGCCTGACCGCGGCCAGAGCCCACGGCATCGTCCAGGCCTGCCTCACCCGGCAGATCCTCATCCTGGCCGACCGCGCCTACCAAGGAGCCGGCGCCACCGTCCGCACCCCCTACCACCACCGCATCCAACCGCCGCACTACCAGCGATTCAACCGTGTACATGCCCGGCTTCGCACTCCGGGAGAACGCGCCTTCGCCCGCCTCAAGTCCTGCCGCGTCCTTCGCCGGACCAGATGCCCCACCAACCGCGTCGGACGGATCGTCACGGCCGTCCACACCCTCCTCACCTGCAGCTATCCAGAATGA
- a CDS encoding terpene synthase family protein, producing MPITHAVPGIDRSFPTLCCPPPARVDEVLGRAVNNRLMDWAERTGLPPGAVATLRAADFGRYAMLLHPDTDNPESLLLAARWLVAVFTIDDYCTDDPCLGADPAALAARYALVLPALDHPPLPAEQAPDLAHALAADPMLVTVTSSLAHLALHATPSQIARIRHEYLELLIACATQAAWHHTGHTPALWMYLTSRSLNNFHPATTLIDVVGGYEVPADLYFEPRVRRATLLAATSANMVNDLYSVAKDQAADAGELNCPTVIAASQHCSLAEAIDRTVDVHNTLMRDFETQCLELADIQSPALHRYLTGLQTWVAGNREWHSQSPRYHKTSTPRTPGGVSDSV from the coding sequence ATGCCTATCACCCACGCGGTGCCCGGTATCGACCGATCGTTTCCCACCCTGTGCTGTCCACCGCCCGCCCGGGTCGACGAGGTTCTGGGGCGAGCGGTCAACAACCGGCTCATGGACTGGGCCGAACGTACCGGCCTCCCACCCGGCGCGGTGGCCACCCTGCGCGCAGCCGACTTCGGCCGGTACGCGATGCTACTCCATCCCGACACCGACAACCCCGAGAGCTTGCTGCTCGCGGCGCGCTGGCTGGTCGCCGTCTTCACCATCGACGACTACTGCACCGACGACCCCTGCCTGGGAGCCGACCCCGCCGCGCTCGCGGCCAGGTACGCCCTCGTCCTGCCCGCACTGGACCACCCGCCCCTGCCCGCCGAGCAGGCACCGGATCTGGCCCATGCCCTGGCCGCCGACCCCATGCTGGTGACCGTCACCTCTAGCCTCGCGCACCTGGCCCTCCACGCCACCCCCTCCCAGATCGCCCGGATCCGCCATGAATACCTCGAGCTGCTGATCGCCTGCGCGACCCAGGCGGCGTGGCACCACACCGGCCATACACCAGCCCTGTGGATGTACCTGACATCACGCTCCCTCAACAATTTCCACCCCGCCACCACACTCATCGACGTAGTGGGCGGCTACGAGGTCCCCGCCGACCTCTACTTCGAGCCCCGCGTCCGGCGCGCGACCCTGCTGGCTGCCACCTCCGCCAACATGGTCAACGACCTCTACTCAGTGGCCAAGGACCAAGCTGCCGACGCGGGCGAACTCAATTGCCCCACGGTGATCGCCGCCAGCCAGCACTGCTCCCTTGCGGAGGCGATCGACAGAACGGTCGACGTGCACAACACGCTGATGAGAGACTTCGAGACCCAGTGCCTCGAACTCGCCGACATCCAATCACCCGCCTTGCACCGCTATCTCACAGGACTGCAGACCTGGGTGGCCGGAAACCGCGAATGGCACAGTCAGAGCCCCCGCTACCACAAGACCAGCACCCCCAGAACCCCTGGGGGTGTCAGTGACTCCGTGTAA
- a CDS encoding helix-turn-helix domain-containing protein has translation MSELGDARRLGPAAQEVLRLRVVAALESGRVRGYRQAAEVFGVAERSVGSWWRKYQAWGGRGSRRR, from the coding sequence GTGAGCGAGCTGGGGGATGCGCGGCGCCTGGGGCCTGCCGCTCAGGAAGTGCTGCGGCTGCGGGTGGTGGCCGCGCTGGAGTCGGGGCGGGTGCGGGGTTACCGGCAGGCGGCTGAGGTGTTCGGTGTCGCGGAGCGGTCGGTGGGCAGCTGGTGGCGCAAGTACCAGGCCTGGGGCGGGCGGGGCTCGCGGCGCCGGTGA
- a CDS encoding geranyl diphosphate 2-C-methyltransferase, with amino-acid sequence MTSAPHPAMPAQSAYQKSIARYWDHENNDINVKLGEIDGLHHHHYGIGSAHFAVLEEPEDVREEKINAELHRLEQAQAELLAKHLGPVNPSDRLFDAGCGHGGGSLIAFDRFGCHVDGVTLSQAQKKRATQYAESRGAADKVTFRVANMLDTRLDTGAYSASWNNESDMYVNLDDLFAEHTRLLRPGGRYVAITGLINDVHGMASRSVSRINWHYECDIHRRAEFFKALARNRLAVATVIDLTHATIPYWSLRRQSPHLATGIEGDFLSAYHDGSFQYMLIAADRI; translated from the coding sequence TCGCCCGCTACTGGGACCACGAAAACAACGACATCAACGTCAAACTGGGCGAGATCGATGGCTTGCACCATCACCACTACGGCATCGGCTCAGCCCACTTCGCTGTTCTCGAAGAGCCCGAAGATGTACGTGAGGAAAAGATCAACGCCGAGCTGCACCGCTTGGAACAAGCCCAGGCCGAGCTGCTCGCCAAGCACCTGGGTCCGGTCAATCCCAGCGACCGGCTCTTCGACGCCGGGTGCGGACACGGCGGGGGATCCCTCATCGCTTTCGACCGCTTCGGCTGCCACGTCGACGGCGTCACCCTCTCCCAGGCGCAAAAGAAACGCGCCACCCAGTACGCCGAGTCACGCGGGGCTGCCGACAAGGTGACCTTCCGTGTGGCCAACATGCTCGATACGCGTCTCGATACCGGTGCCTACAGCGCATCGTGGAACAACGAGAGCGACATGTACGTCAACCTGGACGACCTGTTCGCCGAGCACACCCGGCTACTCAGACCCGGTGGCCGGTACGTGGCGATCACCGGTCTCATCAACGACGTCCACGGTATGGCCAGCCGCTCGGTATCGCGCATCAACTGGCACTACGAATGCGACATCCACAGGCGCGCCGAGTTCTTCAAGGCCCTCGCACGCAACCGGCTAGCCGTCGCCACCGTCATCGACCTGACCCACGCCACCATCCCGTACTGGAGCCTCCGCAGACAGAGCCCTCACCTGGCGACCGGGATCGAGGGCGACTTCCTGTCCGCCTACCACGACGGCAGCTTCCAGTACATGCTGATCGCCGCCGACCGGATCTGA
- a CDS encoding family 2 encapsulin nanocompartment cargo protein terpene cyclase codes for MQNASVPPLTPAQQHDIRCPLVERDEAAGPSPCRGKTRIYCPTPPRDNGVFAAEIDRQLRGWLADTGFTPSQADHLMAARFGYGTMLCHPDTEDLDNLMIAARCIAAEYAIDDLYCDEAASGARPTLLGPRLSLAQSAIDPPYLPAEETSHWNRHRGADPVLRAMHHATEHLASKATPSQIHRFRHEIANLYLGCHAETGWRMTGRMPTLWEYITNRQLNNFRPCLTITDIIGGYELPDIVYAHPQVQKATALACNAATFTNDLYSFHKETATIETQFNLPTVIAAQQHCSIHEAFHQAARITNSYVHNFEKHATQLWPVAEPELRRYLTGLWHWMAGSRLWHATVPRYNTPTPDSS; via the coding sequence GTGCAAAATGCCAGCGTCCCCCCGCTTACCCCGGCCCAACAGCACGACATCAGATGCCCTCTGGTCGAGCGGGACGAAGCTGCCGGCCCATCACCTTGCAGAGGAAAGACGAGAATCTACTGCCCCACCCCGCCTCGGGACAATGGGGTCTTCGCGGCAGAGATTGACCGGCAGCTACGCGGGTGGCTGGCAGACACGGGGTTCACACCCAGCCAGGCAGATCACCTGATGGCCGCCCGATTCGGCTACGGGACCATGCTCTGCCACCCAGACACCGAGGACCTCGACAACCTCATGATCGCGGCACGGTGCATCGCCGCCGAGTATGCCATCGACGACTTGTACTGTGACGAAGCAGCCTCAGGCGCGAGACCCACGCTCCTCGGCCCACGCCTGTCACTGGCCCAGTCCGCAATCGACCCTCCGTACCTCCCCGCCGAAGAAACCTCCCATTGGAACCGGCACCGCGGCGCCGACCCCGTTCTGCGGGCAATGCACCATGCGACAGAACACCTCGCAAGCAAGGCCACACCATCTCAAATCCACCGCTTTCGGCATGAGATCGCAAACCTTTACCTTGGCTGTCACGCCGAGACGGGATGGCGCATGACCGGCCGGATGCCAACCCTGTGGGAATACATCACCAACCGCCAGCTCAACAACTTCCGCCCATGCCTGACCATCACCGACATCATCGGCGGATACGAACTTCCCGATATCGTATACGCACACCCCCAGGTACAGAAAGCCACCGCCCTGGCCTGCAACGCCGCAACATTCACCAACGACCTATACTCCTTCCACAAGGAAACCGCAACCATCGAAACACAATTCAACCTCCCTACCGTCATCGCCGCACAGCAGCACTGCAGCATTCATGAAGCATTCCACCAAGCCGCCCGGATCACGAATTCCTACGTCCACAACTTCGAAAAACATGCCACCCAACTGTGGCCCGTCGCAGAACCAGAACTACGCCGCTACCTCACCGGCCTATGGCACTGGATGGCCGGCTCCCGACTCTGGCACGCCACCGTTCCCCGCTACAACACCCCAACACCTGACTCCAGCTGA